TGTCGGTGAAACCTTCAAGGGGTTTCCCGCCGGTGTCGGTGGTGCACCGTTGCAGGGGCCGGTCGACGGCAAGATCGCCAGTGGCGGTATCGGCCTGTTCTCGGCCATGGACGCCCAGTCTGCCAACCGTTGGCACCAGACCGAAATTCACGACCGCAACATCAGTTTCGACTGGAAATACACGGCCGCTCATCCCGCTACCAAGCATGAATACTTTATTACCCGTAACGGTTGGAACCCGAACGAGCCGCTCAAGCGCGCAACGTTTGAAGGCACACCCTTCTGTTCGGTGGATGGCGGCAACGTGCTACCTGTCAGCGGCCAGAAGCACGCTTGCGTGATTCCTCAGGACAAGACGGGGTCGCACATCATCCTGGGCATCTGGACGGTGGGCGATACCGATGCCGCGTTCTACAACGTGGTGGACGTGAACATCCTTGCCGAACCCGATTTGCCGGGCGGCTGGAGTGCGGTCGGCAGCATCACGCCATCTGCCACCTTGTTGGTGGGTGACAAGGTCAAGGCCCGTGCTTTCACTGGTGCCGGCGAGAGCGCGGCGTACTCGGTTGAAATCCCGATCGACAGTGCCGAAGAGGGCTTGCCGCAGAACTGGGCATTCAAGCTGGCCGAAAAGATCAACCAGTCCCAGACCCTGATCCAGGCGGGTATTCGCGATGAGCAGGGCAACATTGCTCCGGTCAAAGGCAAGAACAACCTGTATGCCCAGAAAGACAGCAGTGTGGTTCGTTATGAGCTGAAGCTGGACGTCAAGGAGGATGCCCTCGCGCGTATGGCGTTGTCGGGAATCTCCAGTGAGTACGTGCTGGACAAGGGGCGGGCGAAAGTGCGCTTTGCCATGCTCGCCAACCGTGACATGAATATCGAAGCCACGCTGTTCGACGCCAACAACAAGCCGGTGGGTACCCTCAAGACCCTCGCACAGGGCGATAGCAACACGCTGGAAATGGATGTGCGCAGCGAGCCGGGCACGCACCACATGACGCTGCTGGGTACTACTGTCGATGGGCGTACAACACGGCAGGACACCCAGCCTGTCAACCTGACGGGCGAGGGCGGTGCCAAGGACTATCACTTCGTGTTTCCTCAAAACCTGGAAAGTTACGAGGCGGGCACACGTGTACTGCAGCCCAAGACCGATGAAGTTTATGAATGCAAGCCATTCCCTCTCTCGGGTTATTGCAAACAGTACCTGCCAACGGCCAATGGTTTTGAACCAGGTGTAGGTGACCACTGGCAGACAGCCTGGGAACAACTCTGAACCCTTAGTTGAATAAGCCCGGATAAGTTCGCGTGAACTTATCCGGGTGTCTTTTTTATCCGAATACTTTTGATTCTGGCGCACCGCGTCAAATGACGAAGTGCGGGCGTTGTTCGACGGGCGGGTAGTTCGCCGGCGCCGTGTCGTATCACGCTGTTTATTTCAAAAAAGGTTCTGCCAGTGGGGAATTATGAATCCGGCCATGTTGCGGGCGCTGTTGCTGTTGTTGCCCTTGGGCTACGGGCTGACGCTGGCGTGGCAGGAATGGCTGTTTCGTCAAACCCGGGAAGTGGCCGTGCAGGTGCTGCCGGCGCCGGTGATCGGCGTGCCGCAACCCGTCGCGCTCAATACCCAGGCGGTGGCGACGGTGTTTGGCATGACCGCGCAAGGCCGCCCTTTGAACAGCAAAGAACCGCTGACGCTGCACGCCACTGTGGTTGCCGATGGCAGCGATTCTCGTGCCTTGCTGGCGGGCCCCGACGGGACGCGTTTTTACCACGCCGGCGAGCGATTGCCGGGCGGCAGTCTGCTGCGGCGCATCGAAAGTGCGCAGGTGGTGTTGTGGCGCCAGGGCCGTGAGGAGTTGCTGGTCCTGCATACACCGGGCGGGCACTTTTTGCCGGCGGCGCAGGCGCGCAGTCTGGCGGCGCCCTCTGTTCATTTTCGACCGACGGTCGAGCAACCCGGGAGTGACTAAGTCCATGAGTCGCACAGGTGCTGTAGGGACGCTCATGCTGGGCATGCTGCTGTCTATCGGACACGCGTCGGCGGCAGAGCCGCGTTGGCAGTTGGCGATGAACAACGCCCAATTGCGCGATGTGGTCGAGGAAATGTCGACCATCCTCGACACAACGGTAATCCTCGACCCCAAAATTGACGGCCGAATTACCGTTGTGTCTCGCCAGGCGTTGGATCGCGAGGGCGTGCGGCGGCTGTTCTACAGCGTGCTCGATGCCCATGATTTCAGCGTGATCGACCAGGGCGACCAGTTGCTGATTGTTCCCGCGACCCAGGCCAAGACCCAGGCCAGCACTGGCGACGAGCGAACGTCGGCGGCGCAGCAGTTCGTCACGCAAGTCATCGCGTTGGGCGCCAGCAGTGCGGCGGACCTGGCGGGGCTGGTGCGGCCATTGATTTCAGCCAATGGCTACGTCGGGCCCTCGGTGTCCGCCAATGCCCTGGTGATTACCGACACTGCGCGCAACGTGCAACGCATTGGCGATGTCGTTCGGCAACTGGATTCCGGCGCGAAGAATGCCCATGAGCTGGTGGAGTTGCGCCACGGTGTGGCCGCGGATATCGCACGGCTGATGGAGGCGTCCATCGGTAAGCAGGCGGCCGACAGTGCCATCCAGGTCCTGGCTGACCCGCGCAGTAACCGCTTGGTGATCGTCGGCACGGCGGCGGTGCGCCAGCGTCTGGTGCAACTGGCACGCAGCCTGGATACCGCGACGCCCGCGCGCTTGGACAATGCCCGTGTCATTCGCCTGCGCTACAGCGACGCCAAGCAATTGGCCGAGGTGCTGGACTCCATGGGACAGAGCATGAAGTCCCAACCTGGCATCGTGAGCCTGAAAGATGCGACGGCCGCAGCGCCGTTCATGGTCAGGGCCGATGAAAGCCAGAATGCCCTGGTGGTGGTTGCCGAAGCGACGCAACTGGCCACCCTTGAGGGCATCGTGCGCGAGCTGGACCAGCCTCGGGCCCAGGTGTTGATTCACGCGGCCATTGTGGAAGTCAGCGGCGATATCAGCGAGGCGCTCGGGGTGCAATGGGCGCTCAATCGCGGCGATGGGCAGGGGCTTATCAACTTCCCCGGTACCGGCATCCCGATCCTTGGCGCCCTCACGTTCGATGATAAGACCGCCGTGCCGGAAGGCGCCCTGCTCAGGCTGGGCGGCGATCGTTTCGGTGCGCTGGTCTCCGCCCTGGCCAGCAATACGCGCAGTAACCTGCTATCGACGCCGAGCCTGCTGACCCTGGACAACCAGGAAGCAGAAATCATTGTCGGCCAGAACGTACCGTTCAAGACGGGCTCCTACGCCACCAACAGCAGCGGTGCGGATAACCCCTTCACCACGGTGGAGCGCAAGGACGTCGGGATCAGCCTCAAGATCAAGCCCTATATCAACGAAGGCTCGACCCTGCGCCTGGAAGTGGCGCAAGAGGTCTCCGATATCGCCCCGGCGGTCGCCGGGGTTGATTCCTCGGACCTGATCACTAATAAGCGCGCGCTGAAAAGCACGATCCTGGCAGACGACGGCGAGATCATTGTGATCGGTGGCCTGATCAAGGACAGCGTGCGCACCCAGACCAGCGGCGTGCCGCTGTTGCGCGATATTCCCTACCTCGGCGCGTTGTTTCGCTGGAGCCGTGATACCCAGGTCAAGAGCAACCTGATGGTGTTCCTGCGCCCCACGATCGTGCGCAGTGGCCAGGACCTTTCCAAGATCAGCCAGGCGCGTTATCAGGACCTGCGCGATGAGCGCCAGTCGGGGCCGCCGTTGCCCGATGAGGCGGCACGTTTGTTCGACCCGCGCCGGTCGGCGCAGGGTGAGCGATGAAGCCTTTGCCCTTCGGGTTTTCCCGGCGTTTTGGCGTAGTGATCGACGCTGGGCATTTGGCCGTTCGAGGGGATGCGCCGCTGAGCGCGATTGCCGAGGCCCGCCGCCTGAGCGATCACGAGTTGCCGCTGCGTCTGCTCACCGACGAAGCCTTCGCCCTCGCGTTGGCCAGGATTTACAGCGAGGGGCAAACAGCCGCCGAGCAAGTTGCCCAAGGGTTGGACGATGAGCTGGACCTGCTCAGCCTGGTGGACCAGGTGCCGCAGACCGCTGACTTGCTGGAGCAGCAAGGCGACGCTCCGATCATTCGGTTGATCAACGCATTGCTCAGTGAGGCGGTGCGGGAAAAAGCCTCGGATGTTCACCTTGAAACCTTCGAGCACACACTGGTGGTGCGCATGCGTGTCGATGGGCAATTGCGCGAAATGCTGCGGCCACGGCGTGAGTTGGCGACGTTGCTGGTGTCGCGGATCAAGGTCATGGCGCGCCTGGACATCGCTGAAAAGCGTGTGCCACAGGACGGTCGCATCGCGTTGCGCCTGGCAGGGCACGAAGTGGACGTGCGGGTTTCCACACTGCCTTCGGCCCATGGCGAGCGCGTGGTACTGCGCTTGCTCGACAAACAGGCCGGACGCCTGCAACTGGCCCGTCTGGGCATGGCGCCGAGCACCCTTGGGCCGTTGCAGCAACTGCTCGGCCGGCCCCACGGGATTTTCCTGGTGACCGGCCCCACCGGTTCAGGCAAGACCACCAGTTTGTATGCCGCACTGGCCCATCTCAACGACCAGACCCGCAACATCCTGACAGTTGAAGACCCGATTGAATATCACCTGCCGGGCATCGGCCAGACGCCGGTCAACCCGAAGGTCGAGATGACGTTTGCGCGAGGCCTGCGGGCGATTCTGCGCCAGGACCCGGATGTGGTGATGGTGGGCGAGATCCGTGACTGTGAAACCGCTGACATCGCGGTTCAGGCTTCGCTCACAGGGCATTTGGTGCTGTCGACGCTCCACACCAACAGTGCCATCGGCGCGGTGACGCGTCTGCTGGACATGGGCGTGGATGCCTATCTGCTGGCGTCGTCGTTGGTCGGCGTGTTGGCGCAACGGCTGGTGCGCGCGTTGTGCCCGGCCTGCAAGATCGCCGTCGTGGCCGACGCCGAGGTCTGTCGGCGGTTGGGGCTGGACCCCACCAAGGCGCCACGCGTGTTCACGCCGGTTGGCTGCGAGCAATGCCGCCAGGGGTATTGCGCACGTATCGGTATCTACGAATTGGTGAGGGTCACGCCCGTGCTGGCGGCACTGATTCATCAGGGGGCCAGTGAGCAAGTGTTGCTGGCTGAGGCACGGCGCGATGCATGCAGCCTGTTTGAGGATGGCCGCCGTCGGGTGCTGGAAGGCGAGACCAGCGTCGATGAGCTGCTGCGGGTCACTCAGGAGGACTGACCATGCCCACCTATGACTATCGAGCCCAGGACCGCCACGGCCGCCCGTGCAAGGGCCGGCAAGAGGCGGACAGCCCGCGCCATGCCCGGCAATTGCTGCGTGAGCGCGGGCTGCTGCCGAGTCAGATGCGCTTGGCGAGCGAGCGCGTGGGCCCTGCGGGAGCGGCGGCAGGGCTGGGTGCCGCTGACCTGGCGCTGCTGACCCTGCAACTGTCGACCCTGGTTCAGGCTGGGTTGCCGCTGGAGCAGGCACTGCAAGCGGTGGTGCAGCAAAGCCAGAAACGACGGGTCAGTGGCCTGCTTTCGCAGGTACGTGACCGGGTGATGGAAGGGCAGTCCCTGGCCTCGGCCCTCGGCGCCTATCCACGGGCATTTCCCGATGTGTTTCGCGCCACCATTGCGGCGGGTGAGCGCTGTGGCCATCTGGGACAGGTGCTTGAGCAGTTGGCCGCCTACACCGAAGCCCGCCAGGCATCGCGGCAGAAGATCCAGCTGGCGTTGGTGTATCCGGCCCTGTTGATGTTCGCCTGCCTGGCCATCGTCGGTTTCCTGCTGGGTTACGTGGTGCCGGATGTGGTGAAGATCTTTGTCGACAGCGGCCAGCCACTGCCCTGGCTGACCCACGCCATGATCACCGTCAGCCACGGTTTGCGTGCCTATGGCTGGGCGCTGGCGTTGATGCTGTTGGGGTTGGGCGTGCTGCTGCGCTGGAGCTTGCATCAGCCGCACTGGCGCTGGCGGTGGCACTGCCAGGCACTGCGCCTGCCGTTGTTGGGGGGCGTCTTTCGTGAGATGGAGGCGGCGCGCTTCGCCAGCACCCTGGCGATCCTGGGCAAAAGTGCGGTGCCCCTGGTGGACGCCCTGGAAATTGCCGCGGCGGTGATCGGCAACGTGACCATTCGCGCCCGAATGGGCGATGTCGCGCGTGCGGTCCGGGAGGGCGGCACGCTGACCCGTGGCCTCGACGCCAGCGGCGATATACCGCCGTTGATGTTGCACATGATCGCCAGCGGCGAACGCGCCGGCGAACTCGACAGGATGTTGGCGCGTGCCGCCGAACAACAGGAAAAAAGCCTCGCCGCCCGTATCACGCTGGTGGTGAGTTTGTTTGAGCCGGCGATGCTGGTGGTGATGGGCGGCGTAGTGCTGCTGATTGTCATGGCCATTCTGCTGCCGATCCTCAGCCTTAACCAACTGGTGAACTGAATGCTGAAAATGCCCAACGGCCAACGTGGTTTTACCTTGATCGAAATCATGGTGGTGGTTGTCATCATTGGGGTGCTGGGGGCCATTGTGGTGCCGCAGTTCATGGGCCGGCCCGACCAGGCCAAGGTGACAGCGGCCAAGACCGACGTGCAGGCGGTCGCCACCAGCCTGGAGATGTACCGGCTCGACAACGGCCATTACCCCTCGACGTTGCAAGGCCTTGAGGCCTTGAGCAAACGCCCGGCTGGCACGCCCGTGCCGAGGAGCTGGAACCCTCAGGGTTACCTGAAAAGCGTGCCGGTCGATCCCTGGGGCACCCCCTATCAATACCTGAATCCTGGGGTGCGTGCTGGCAACGGTGGTTATGACCTGTACTCCCTGGGTTCCGATGGCGTGGCGGGTGGCGAAGGCCATGGCGCTGATATCGGCAACTGGGGGGACTGACCCGTGCCCAGGCACAGCCGCGGTTTTACCTTGCTGGAACTGATGGTGGTGATTGCACTGATGGGCATCGTGCTGGGCGCGGTCGGCCTGACGACCGGCAACACCCCTGGCCGTCAGGCGCGGCAGGAAGCCGGCGAGGTGGTGAAACTGATCGAGCACCTGCGCGAGCAAGCGGTGATCGAGGGGCGCGAGTACGGCGTGCGCGTGCGGCGTGATGGGTACCAGGTCTACCGCCTTGACCCTCAGGGCTGGCAGCAGACGGGTGCAGCCCAGCGGCTGGCAGAAGGCATGCAGTTTCATCTTGAACAGGAAGGCCGGCGCTTGAGCCTTGAGAGCGTCGCGCCGCAATTGCTGATGCTCAGCAGCGATGAAGTCAGTGCGTTTGTCTGGTCTTTTGCCTTCGAGGAGCAGGTGTGGGCGCGGGTTGTCAGTGATGGGGTGGGAGCGTTGTCCAGTGAAAGCTAAGCACCGGCGCCGCCGCAATCGCCGGGCCAACACCCGTGGTTTCACCTTGTTGGAAGTCATGATTGCGTTGGTGGTTTTCGCCACGCTCGCGGGCGCGGTTATTACCGCCAATCACTACTCATTGCGCCAGACTGCGCGGCTGCAAGAGCGTATCCAGTGTGCCTGGGTCGCCGATAACCGATTGAGCGAGCTGCGCTTGCAGCCGGCCTCCTCCGGGCGCCAGCAATTGCTGCAACGCTTTGATGGGCGAGATTGGGTGGTCGACCAAGTGATCACGCCAGCCACTGATCCTCGCCTGCTCAAGGTCGATATCAGCGTAAGCGCTGCCGGCAGTGATCAGCCGGTCTATCGCACGCAGGGTTGGATACCCGCCGCAGATGGATAAACAGGCGGGCTTCACGCTGCTGGAACTGGTGATCGCGCTGGCGATCTTTGGCCTGCTGGGCCTTGCCAGCGCGCGCCTGTTCGACACCGTGGTGCGCGCGCAGCAGGCCACGGCCAGCCACGAACACGAGCTGCGCCGCCTGCAACGGGCGATTGGCGTGATCGAGCGGGATGCACTGCAGGTGGCGTCCTCGGTGCTGGTCCTCGGCCCCACGACCTTGCAACTGCTGCGTACACACTGGCGCAACCCGCAGGATTTGCCGCGCAGTGAGCGTCAGCAGGTGCTCTACCGCCTGGACAAGCAAGTGTTGTGGCGTGAAAGCCGAGGCGTGGAATCAGCGGTGGTTGAACGGCAGAAACTGCTCGACGACGTGCGCATGTTGAGCTGGCGCCTGTTTGACCCTGAAACCGGATGGCACGGCGTATGGCCGGTGGGCAAAGGCGCGGCACAGAGGCCTGCACGGGCGCTGGAGGTGGTGCTGTCGGTGGGCCGTTTCGAACAGGTGCGGCGTGTCTTGCCACTGCCCCAGAGTGCCCCATGAAACAGCGCCAACAGGGTATCGCCCTGCTCAGTGTGTTGTTGGTGATGAGCCTGGCGCTGTTGTTGACCGCAGGCATGCTGCGCAGCCATCAACTGATGGTCAAGAGCAGTGCTCGCCAGGTTCATCAGGTGCAGTTGCGTCAACTGGCGCTGTCGGCCGAGGCATGGGCCTTGGTGACACTGGCGTCGACGAGCGAGGATGAGCGGGCGCGGGTGCATAACGGCCAGGCGTGGGCACGCATGAGTTGGCCGTTTGAGGGGCAAGACGCACGCATCACGCTGCGGGTTGAAGACCTTTCTGCGCGCTTCAACATCAACGCGCTGCTGGGCGGCGGGCAAGTGGATCAGGTGGTTGAGCAGCGCTGGCTGCGCTTGCTCGCCGCCCTGGGGCTGCCACCGCTGGACTTGCGCGCTGCGGGCTCGGTGGCAGAGCTGCGTGAACTCAGCCAACTGCGGCTACTGCCTGGCATCGACGGCGCAATCTTGCGACAACTGGCGCCCTGGGTCGCCTTGCTGCCCAAGGATGCCAGCCTGAACATCAACACTGCGCGGCCCCGGGTGCTGGCGATTCTTGACGGTGTCTCCCTGCCGATCGCCGAAGCGCTGGCGGGTCAACGGCCGGCAGCGGGTTACGCGAGCGCCCAGGCATTCACCGACGAGCCGTTGCTCGCCGGGCTGGGTGTGAACAGCCACGGGCTTGGCGTCAGCAGTCGCTGGTTTCGTATCAACGTTGACGTCCATCTGGGGGCCAGCCACCTGCGTCTGGCCAGCGAGGTTGAGCGTGACCCCAAAACCGCACGCTGGCGCGTCGTACAACGTCGCTTCCCTGCGCCGACACTGAGCGAGAACGCCTCATGAAAACCTGGCTTCACTTAAGCGCCGAAGGCCTTGGCGGCCCGATAAGCGAATGGCCTTGCTGTGTCTGGCGGGCGGCGGATGACTGTCTTCCCATGCGCCTGATCGAGGTCGCACGCCATCTGGAGCGCCAGCCGGTCCGGTTGCTGTTGCCGATGGAAATGTGCAGCGCTTTGCGCAGTGAGGTATGGCCTTCCACACGTCGGCCGACCGCCCAGGCGGTGGCCTTCGCCATCGAAGACCAGTTGGCCGAGGAACTGGATGCCGTGCATGTGAGTGTGGGCCAGCGCGACGCAGCCGGCCGCATCCCGGTGCTGGTGACGCACAAGGCGCGCTTCAAGGCGTTGCTGCACGAGTTGGCGACGCTGGGCATCGAGGTGAGCAGCGTGCACGTCGACGCCGATTTGCTTGCCGACGACTGTCACGCCGCAGTGGATTGGTATGGCCGTCGTGTGGTGGGCGGGCCCATGCGCCTGGCGATCTCGGCACCCGCACTCAAGGCGCTGGAACCGTCGCTGGAAGCTCCTTTGCAGTGGCCGGATGCAGTACAAAACCAGGCGTATATCGAGGCTGCGTTATGGGGTGGCAAGGGTCAGCCGATCGATTTGTTGCAAGGTGAATTCGGCCGTGCCCGAAGACCCTGGCCCTGGTCAATTGCCGTGCTGACCGCCGCCTTGGCGTTTGTCATCGATTGGGGGTTCATGCAGGTGCGTATTCAATATGTCGAAGGGCAAGCCCGCAGTCTTCATGGCCAGAGTGTTGCGCGCTTCCAGGCGTTGTACCCGGAGCAGACGCGTATCGTCGACCTTGCCGCGCAGCTCAACGCTGTGCAAGGGCAGGCGCCGCGCGAACCTCAGACCCCATTGGTACGCCTGGTGCGCCTGACCGATCAGGTGCTCGGCGGGGCTGACGTGGAGGTACACCGCATGGAGTTTCGGCGTGGCGAGGGCTGGAAGATTCAGTTGACGGCCCAAGGCTTCAGCACCCTGGAGCAGTTGCAAGCCCAAGCGCGCCAGAGTGGCATGCCGGTGCGGCTGGGTAACGCCAACAAGGAAGGCAATCGCGTACACGCGGTGTTGATGTTGGAGGACCCCTCATGAACGGCCTGCAAACCTGGAGGGCGCTGTCCCCTCGTGATCGATTTTTACTCGGCGTGCTGGCGACGTTTCTGATCGGTGTACTGCTATTCCACACATTGTGGCAGCCCAGCCGGCAGCGCATGGCCAGTGCCGAACGGCATTACCAGCAACAACAGGTATTGGCGCAGCAAGTGCAGCGTGCCCAGCCGCAGCGTGCCGGGGCGACGGCGGTTCAGCCCTCGGCCTCGACCATCAACGACAGCGCGGAAGCTGCGGGGCTCAAGGTTGATCACGTCGAGGTGCAAAGCGAGCGATTGCGTTTGACCGTCAGCGGCGAAGCGACGGCGTTGCTCGGTTGGTTGGCGGCGCTGGAACGGGATGCGGGGGCCTTCGAGGGACTCACGCTGGAGAAGCGCGATAACCGCCTGGAGGCTCGACTTGAACTGTAGAGCATCGTCCGTGCTAGGAGGTTTCGCGCTCTGTTAAGGATTTTTCCTACGTCTTCGTTCATCCATTTGCCCGAATATTTAGCCCCGCAGACCGTTGGTCTGGGCCTGTAATGTGTATTTTAAAAGAGTGATCAGGTGATAAAACGATGAAAACATCCCGTTATTCGACCATGCAGAAGGGGCTGCACTGGGTCTCGGCCGCTGTTATTTTGTGGTCGTTGTTATCAGGTTTTTATGTGGCGGTATTTACGGTCCCGGCCGCGGTCAAGGCATGGGTCGGGTTCTTCAATGTGTCGCTGACGGCGCTCTATATCCCGGTGTTCGTCCTGCGCGTGTATTGCTCCATTACCCACGGCCTGGAGTGTTCATCCAAGCGTTCGCTGCAGGAGTGCATGGCGTTAGTGGTTCATAAAGCCATGTATGTCGTATTGGCCGTGGTGCTGGCAACGGGCGTGCTGATGATGGATCGCCCGATCAATATCTTTAACCTGGTGTCCATCGCGCCGTTTGACAGCAACCCAGCCAGCATCGCCTGGTATACCCGTGTGCACGTGTTGTCCTGTGTGGTGTTGTTACTGATGCTGGTGCTGCACATTGGCGCGGTGGTGCTGCATGAGCGTCGGGGCAAGCGGGTGATGGCGCGGATGTCGTTCAACGGGGCAACCGTCTCAGGCTGAAGCCAGCGGCGGCAACTTTGCCAACCGCA
The genomic region above belongs to Pseudomonas sp. S35 and contains:
- the gbpA gene encoding N-acetylglucosamine-binding protein GbpA — encoded protein: MIKKDLSRWGGISSLAFLSALLIPAQSAQAHGYLNDPPSRAFQCQKGLNKDCGGAQYEPQSVGETFKGFPAGVGGAPLQGPVDGKIASGGIGLFSAMDAQSANRWHQTEIHDRNISFDWKYTAAHPATKHEYFITRNGWNPNEPLKRATFEGTPFCSVDGGNVLPVSGQKHACVIPQDKTGSHIILGIWTVGDTDAAFYNVVDVNILAEPDLPGGWSAVGSITPSATLLVGDKVKARAFTGAGESAAYSVEIPIDSAEEGLPQNWAFKLAEKINQSQTLIQAGIRDEQGNIAPVKGKNNLYAQKDSSVVRYELKLDVKEDALARMALSGISSEYVLDKGRAKVRFAMLANRDMNIEATLFDANNKPVGTLKTLAQGDSNTLEMDVRSEPGTHHMTLLGTTVDGRTTRQDTQPVNLTGEGGAKDYHFVFPQNLESYEAGTRVLQPKTDEVYECKPFPLSGYCKQYLPTANGFEPGVGDHWQTAWEQL
- a CDS encoding type II secretion system protein N, whose translation is MNPAMLRALLLLLPLGYGLTLAWQEWLFRQTREVAVQVLPAPVIGVPQPVALNTQAVATVFGMTAQGRPLNSKEPLTLHATVVADGSDSRALLAGPDGTRFYHAGERLPGGSLLRRIESAQVVLWRQGREELLVLHTPGGHFLPAAQARSLAAPSVHFRPTVEQPGSD
- the gspD gene encoding type II secretion system secretin GspD, translated to MLGMLLSIGHASAAEPRWQLAMNNAQLRDVVEEMSTILDTTVILDPKIDGRITVVSRQALDREGVRRLFYSVLDAHDFSVIDQGDQLLIVPATQAKTQASTGDERTSAAQQFVTQVIALGASSAADLAGLVRPLISANGYVGPSVSANALVITDTARNVQRIGDVVRQLDSGAKNAHELVELRHGVAADIARLMEASIGKQAADSAIQVLADPRSNRLVIVGTAAVRQRLVQLARSLDTATPARLDNARVIRLRYSDAKQLAEVLDSMGQSMKSQPGIVSLKDATAAAPFMVRADESQNALVVVAEATQLATLEGIVRELDQPRAQVLIHAAIVEVSGDISEALGVQWALNRGDGQGLINFPGTGIPILGALTFDDKTAVPEGALLRLGGDRFGALVSALASNTRSNLLSTPSLLTLDNQEAEIIVGQNVPFKTGSYATNSSGADNPFTTVERKDVGISLKIKPYINEGSTLRLEVAQEVSDIAPAVAGVDSSDLITNKRALKSTILADDGEIIVIGGLIKDSVRTQTSGVPLLRDIPYLGALFRWSRDTQVKSNLMVFLRPTIVRSGQDLSKISQARYQDLRDERQSGPPLPDEAARLFDPRRSAQGER
- the gspE gene encoding type II secretion system ATPase GspE, whose product is MKPLPFGFSRRFGVVIDAGHLAVRGDAPLSAIAEARRLSDHELPLRLLTDEAFALALARIYSEGQTAAEQVAQGLDDELDLLSLVDQVPQTADLLEQQGDAPIIRLINALLSEAVREKASDVHLETFEHTLVVRMRVDGQLREMLRPRRELATLLVSRIKVMARLDIAEKRVPQDGRIALRLAGHEVDVRVSTLPSAHGERVVLRLLDKQAGRLQLARLGMAPSTLGPLQQLLGRPHGIFLVTGPTGSGKTTSLYAALAHLNDQTRNILTVEDPIEYHLPGIGQTPVNPKVEMTFARGLRAILRQDPDVVMVGEIRDCETADIAVQASLTGHLVLSTLHTNSAIGAVTRLLDMGVDAYLLASSLVGVLAQRLVRALCPACKIAVVADAEVCRRLGLDPTKAPRVFTPVGCEQCRQGYCARIGIYELVRVTPVLAALIHQGASEQVLLAEARRDACSLFEDGRRRVLEGETSVDELLRVTQED
- the gspF gene encoding type II secretion system inner membrane protein GspF — protein: MPTYDYRAQDRHGRPCKGRQEADSPRHARQLLRERGLLPSQMRLASERVGPAGAAAGLGAADLALLTLQLSTLVQAGLPLEQALQAVVQQSQKRRVSGLLSQVRDRVMEGQSLASALGAYPRAFPDVFRATIAAGERCGHLGQVLEQLAAYTEARQASRQKIQLALVYPALLMFACLAIVGFLLGYVVPDVVKIFVDSGQPLPWLTHAMITVSHGLRAYGWALALMLLGLGVLLRWSLHQPHWRWRWHCQALRLPLLGGVFREMEAARFASTLAILGKSAVPLVDALEIAAAVIGNVTIRARMGDVARAVREGGTLTRGLDASGDIPPLMLHMIASGERAGELDRMLARAAEQQEKSLAARITLVVSLFEPAMLVVMGGVVLLIVMAILLPILSLNQLVN
- the gspG gene encoding type II secretion system major pseudopilin GspG, whose protein sequence is MLKMPNGQRGFTLIEIMVVVVIIGVLGAIVVPQFMGRPDQAKVTAAKTDVQAVATSLEMYRLDNGHYPSTLQGLEALSKRPAGTPVPRSWNPQGYLKSVPVDPWGTPYQYLNPGVRAGNGGYDLYSLGSDGVAGGEGHGADIGNWGD
- the gspH gene encoding type II secretion system minor pseudopilin GspH, encoding MPRHSRGFTLLELMVVIALMGIVLGAVGLTTGNTPGRQARQEAGEVVKLIEHLREQAVIEGREYGVRVRRDGYQVYRLDPQGWQQTGAAQRLAEGMQFHLEQEGRRLSLESVAPQLLMLSSDEVSAFVWSFAFEEQVWARVVSDGVGALSSES
- the gspI gene encoding type II secretion system minor pseudopilin GspI yields the protein MKAKHRRRRNRRANTRGFTLLEVMIALVVFATLAGAVITANHYSLRQTARLQERIQCAWVADNRLSELRLQPASSGRQQLLQRFDGRDWVVDQVITPATDPRLLKVDISVSAAGSDQPVYRTQGWIPAADG
- a CDS encoding type II secretion system protein GspJ produces the protein MDKQAGFTLLELVIALAIFGLLGLASARLFDTVVRAQQATASHEHELRRLQRAIGVIERDALQVASSVLVLGPTTLQLLRTHWRNPQDLPRSERQQVLYRLDKQVLWRESRGVESAVVERQKLLDDVRMLSWRLFDPETGWHGVWPVGKGAAQRPARALEVVLSVGRFEQVRRVLPLPQSAP
- a CDS encoding type II secretion system protein GspK, with product MKQRQQGIALLSVLLVMSLALLLTAGMLRSHQLMVKSSARQVHQVQLRQLALSAEAWALVTLASTSEDERARVHNGQAWARMSWPFEGQDARITLRVEDLSARFNINALLGGGQVDQVVEQRWLRLLAALGLPPLDLRAAGSVAELRELSQLRLLPGIDGAILRQLAPWVALLPKDASLNINTARPRVLAILDGVSLPIAEALAGQRPAAGYASAQAFTDEPLLAGLGVNSHGLGVSSRWFRINVDVHLGASHLRLASEVERDPKTARWRVVQRRFPAPTLSENAS
- the gspL gene encoding type II secretion system protein GspL gives rise to the protein MKTWLHLSAEGLGGPISEWPCCVWRAADDCLPMRLIEVARHLERQPVRLLLPMEMCSALRSEVWPSTRRPTAQAVAFAIEDQLAEELDAVHVSVGQRDAAGRIPVLVTHKARFKALLHELATLGIEVSSVHVDADLLADDCHAAVDWYGRRVVGGPMRLAISAPALKALEPSLEAPLQWPDAVQNQAYIEAALWGGKGQPIDLLQGEFGRARRPWPWSIAVLTAALAFVIDWGFMQVRIQYVEGQARSLHGQSVARFQALYPEQTRIVDLAAQLNAVQGQAPREPQTPLVRLVRLTDQVLGGADVEVHRMEFRRGEGWKIQLTAQGFSTLEQLQAQARQSGMPVRLGNANKEGNRVHAVLMLEDPS
- the gspM gene encoding type II secretion system protein GspM, which gives rise to MNGLQTWRALSPRDRFLLGVLATFLIGVLLFHTLWQPSRQRMASAERHYQQQQVLAQQVQRAQPQRAGATAVQPSASTINDSAEAAGLKVDHVEVQSERLRLTVSGEATALLGWLAALERDAGAFEGLTLEKRDNRLEARLEL